The Deinococcus sp. YIM 134068 region GGCTTGACGCCGAGGCGACTGGCGGCGGCGGCCTCGGTCACGCGCCCCTCCTCCTGAATCAGCGCCACGCAGCGCGCGACGAGGCTGTATTGCCACACCACGGCCCCGAGGAGCTTGAAGGGGTCCTCGCCCCCGGCGAGCAGGCGGCGCAGTTGGGTCACGGCCTCGCCGGGGTGCCCGGTCGTCGCGGCCCCGAGCAGGGCGAAGGAGTCGCCGGGCGGCTCGCGGCCCACCACCCGGCGCACGAGGTCGGCGGTGTGGGGCGGGTCGAGCAGCGTGAGCTTGTTCAGCTCCCCCGCGATGCCCGTCAGGTCGGGGCCGAACACTTCAGCGAGGTAGGCGGCGGCGTCCCGGTCAAGCTTCAGGCCCAACTTCCGCGCCCTCTGCGTCACCCATCCGGCGACCTCCCCGGCCTTCTGCGGCGCGGGCGAGGGGTGGAGTTCGCCGCGCGACTCGTACAGCTTGAGGCGGGTGGCGGGCGGGGCCTCGTCCAGCACGGCGACGGTGACGGGGGCGGAAGCGAGCAGTTCCAGCAAAGCCTTATCCGGCTTGACGCCCGCGAGGTCCACGATCACCCCGCCGTCCCCGAAGAGGCCGGGGGCGAGGAGGGGGGCCAGCGCCTGCGCCGTCACCTCCTCGCCCGCGAGCCGGGGCAGGTCGCGCACGCTCAGGCCGCGTGCCGTGAGGGTCCCCCGCATCGTCTCCTCCGCGAGGAAGCGGTGGCCGCTGAAGGCGAGCAGGGTCATGTGAGGGGCGGGCAGGGGTCGGGCGGCCTCAGCGCGTCCTCGGCGTTCTTCAGCGCGGCGAGCATCTCCCCGGCAGAGGCGGGGCGGTCCTCCGGGTCGCGTTGCAGGGCGGCGCGCATGATGGGATGGACTTCGGGCGGACCGGGCAGGGGCGCGAGGTCGTCGCTCAGGCCGACGAGCCAGCCCAGCGCGTCCTCGTAGGGGGGGTGGCCCGCCAGACAGTCGAAGAGGAGCACGCCCACCGAGTACAGGTCGCTGCGGGGGTCGCCGCGCACGCCCCGGAACTGCTCGGGGGCCATGAAGTGCGGGGTGCCCATGCGGGTGCCGTCGTGGATGTCACTGGGCAGCGCCCGCGAATGGCTCATCCCGAAGTCCACCAGCCGCACGGCCTCGCCCCGCGCCCGGTCGTCCCGGAGCAGCACGTTCTCCGGCTTGAGGTCGTGGTGGGTCACGCCCCGCGCGTGGAGATGTCCCACCGCCCGCAGGACGCCGCTCACCACGCACAGCGCCGCGTCGGTGGAGAGGGGGCCGTCCTCGATCACCTCGCGCAGGGTCCGGCCCGGCACGAACGGGAAGATCAGTTGCCGGGGCGTGCGCGCCAGCAGCGGCACGACGAGCGGGTGGTCGAGTGAGGCGGCAATCTCGCCCTCGTGGCCGAAGCGGAGGGTCGCCTCCGGGGTGCCCGCCAGCAGGGTCTTGACGAACACCTCCTGCCCCCGCCACTCCCCGACCACGCTCTGAACCCCACCCCGCGCGGTGAGCACGCGGGGACGCGCGATGGGTTGGGAGGCACGAAGTTCCTGCACGCCCCGTATTCTAACCCGGCAGTGGCGCGCGTCCGTCACGCCCGCCGGGTTTTGATGCAAATTGGTGCGGGAAGAGGACCGCTCCACACAGTTCGAAAAGCCCGTCTGGGAAAAGTTTTTGGGTGAGACACGCTGTATGCCGACGGTGTGCCCGTTCCCCCGTCCCCGCCCCCGCAATGAGGAAGGGCCGGGGAGACTCTGGTCCTTTCCCTGCCGAAACCATCGAGACGACTGTTCAATCACGCTTCGGGCCGAGACGAGCGGGTCAGACCCGTTCGAGCGGATGATGCGGTTCGGGCGGGAACTCGACCTCGATTCCGTCCCCGGCCTTGACCTCTCCGCCGTGCAGGACGACGCCCATGATGCCCGCCTTGCGGACGAGCTGGCCCCCCTCGTCGCGGTCCAGCACCGCCGTGAGGAGTCCGGGCCGGAAGGCGTCCAGTTGGGCGCAGGGATTCCGCAGCCCCGTCACCTCCACCACCGCCCCCGTCCCGAGGTGCAGCCGCGTCCCCCGTGGCAGGGCGAGGAGGTCCAGCCCCCGCGTGGTGACGTTCTCGCCCATCTGCCCGGCAGACACCTCCAGTCCCCGCGCCCAAAGGTCGTCGTGCAACTCGGCGTGGAGGAGGTGGACCTGCCGCAGGTTGGGCTGGGTGGGGTCCGCCGCCACCCGCGAGCGATGCCGAACGGTCGTGCCCGCGTGCGCGTCGCCCTCCACCCCGAGTCCCGCGAGCAGCCGGATGCTCGGGCGGTTGGCCTTGCTGAAGCTGTGGGTCACGCTCACGCTCACCGCCGTCACGGTCGCCGTCATGGGGGCAGCTTAAGGGTCCAGCGTCCAGACATGCGCCTTGAGGTGAGTCGCGCCTGGGTAGTCCTCGCCGGGGGAGAGCTGCGTGTCCAGCCGGGCCGACCGACCCGCCCGCGCCAGCCCCGCCACAACCTGACGTTCGAACGCGCCCGCTGTCAGCCCCGCGTGGTTCGTCATGGCGAGGAGGCGACCGCCCGGCGTGGTCACGTTTGCCGCTGCAACTGCCAACTCCGCGTAATCCCGCTCCGCCCGCCAGACTCCGGCCTTCCCCCGCGCGAAGGACGGCGGGTCGAGAATCACGAGGTCGAAGGTGTCCCCGCGTTTCGCCAGCCGCGCGAGCCAGTCGAACACGTCGCCGTACAGGAAGTCGGTATCGGGCGCTGAAAGGCCGCTCAGCGCGTAATTCTCCTGCCCCCACGCGAGGACCTTGCGCGAGAGGTCCACGTTCTTGACCACGCCAGCGCCTCCTAACGTCGCGTTCAGCCCAAAGCCGCAGGTGTAGGCGAAGGTGTTCAACACCCGGCCTCCCGGCGGTGTGTTCTCCCGCACCCATGCGCGGGCCGGGCGGGCGTCCGTGAACAGGCCGATGCTCAGGTCCGCGCCGGGCCGGATCAGGAAGGGGACGCCGTTCTCCAGCCCCACGACCTCGGGCCGAGCCTCACCCCAAATGGACTCCGATGGCGAGAGCCACTCCCGCGCCACATTCGCCGCGTGCCGGGCCTCCACCGGGCGGCGCTTGAGGTAGACGCCCGCCAAGCCGCCCGCCTCCGCACAGGCTGCTGCTAACTCCTTCTCTTCCTCTGGAGAACGCTCCACATACAGGCTGAGCACCCCCACATCCCCCGCCACGTCCAGCGTGAACCGCCCGCCCGTCTCGGTCGTGTGCGCGGCCCGGTAGACGGTCGTTCCCTCGCTGGGCAGATGGGCGCGGCGGGCGAGGAGGGAGGGGAGACTGAGGAACACGGGAGGAGTGTATGGGATCGGTGGGGAGTAGAAAGAGGAAAGAGAAGGGAGACAGAAGCTCGGGCCTAACTCACTAGCTCTACGGTTGCTCATTTGGCGGTTTGAACGTGTCGTCCCACTGGTAGAGTAGTGCTGTAGTCATTTAACGGCATCAGAAAGGCGGCTATGAGTCGAATTGTTTTCAGAAAGACCTTCGAGAACGCGTTGAGTCTTCTGGAGGAAGACGAGTCTGTTGTGGCTCAGAACGTTTGGTTCAACGAATTTGATTCAGGTGCGCCAAAATACATGTTGCTTGAAATTAACTATACGAGCGTCGAACTATATAACGCCACTGCTGAGGAATTTACAGCATAGGGCTATGTCGAGGCCATGCCCTTTGGCGAGCTGGCCTACTACTTCAAAGTTCTCCATCCGTCACCGACAAACGAGGAGGTAGATCAAGTCGTCCGTTTCTACTTGGAGAATGACAGTTGGCCTGACTGAAATGATCTCTTCAACGCGTCCATGACAAGACAACATCCAACCGCCGTGTTCCTCCGCTACGGTCTTCCCCCCAGCACCCACCACACCGCCGCCGTCGCCACCGCCGTCACCACCCAGAAACGCAGCGTCACGTGGGTCTCCGGCCAGCCGCTCAGCTCGAAATGGTGCTGAATGGGACTCATCTTGAAGATGCGCTTGCCCCGCGTGCGGAAGGACACGACCTGAAGGACGACGCTCAGCACCGCCACCACCGGGATGATCGCCGCGAGGGGCAGCAGCCACACGTCCGCGTACAGCACGTAAGCGCCCGCCGCAATCGCCCCGATGGCGTGACTCCCCATGTCGCCCATGAACACCCGCGCCGGGTGCGCGTTGAACCACAGGAAGCCCAGCAGCGCGGCCACGAGCAGCGCCGAGACGGGCGAGAGCGCCAGCAGCGGCAGCAGCACGATCATGGCGACGCCCGCGAGCAGTCCGTCCAGCCCGTCCGTGAAGTTGAAGGCATTCACCGAGCCGACCATCACGAGCGTCAGCAGCACGATGTCGGGCACCAGGCCGAAATTTGGCAGGACCTCGTGGCTGGCGAGCGGCGCGGCGAAGAAGGCGAAGGCGAGCGCCACGAGGATTTGCAGCGGGAACTTCTCGCGGGCCAGCAACTCCTTCTTGCCGCGCCCCAGCATCCGCGAGCGAATCTTGAGCAGGTCGTCGATCCCGCCGATCAACCCCATCACCAACGCGGTGAGCATCAGCAGCAGCTCGCGCCCGTCACCCGCCCGGCCCGTGAGGTACAGGGGGAAGAACACCACGGCGAGCGCCAGCACGAAGGCCACGCCGCCCGCCGTGGGCGTCCCCTCCTTGACGAGGTGCGTCTGCGGACCGTCGCGCCGCACGGGCTGGCCCCACCCGCGCGCCCGGCTCAGCCGAATGAACAGGCCCACCAAGAACCACGACAGCAGCGCGCAGAGGACCGTCACGCGCGGCTCCGGGACTTGAGGGGATATTGGTCCGTCAAAATACGGCTGGGAACCGTTTCCCATTCTCCAGCGAGGTTGAGCGGCGGCAAGACGGGAGTTCCTGTCTTCCTCGACCGCTTGACGAACAGGGGCTGACTTCCCCCCGCCCCTTCCGGCGACTGGCGACTGGCGACTGGCGACTTCCCAAACGCTCCCAGGAAACTTCCCAACCACGCCCTGAAGACAACTGTGAAGGAGGCCCGCATCTCAAGCGGGGAGCCTACCACGCCCTTCCCGCACGGGCGGGGCGAGGCGGGCGGCGTTCGCCCGGTCCGCCAGCCTCCCGAACACCTCCCGCAGCTCCGGCGGCTCCCGCACGACGACCGCGCACCCCTGGCCGAGCAGCAGCGCCGCGAACTCTTCCAGATACTCCCGCGTGCAGCGCAGCCACGTTCCCCCGCCCTCTCCGCCGGGGTCCAGGGTCACGCGCCACGGGGCGAAGCGCCGCGCGGCCTCCTCCGGCGCGAGGTCCAGCCACACCTCCACCGCGTGGGGCGCGTGGACGAAGGGGAGGGTGGAACGCAGGTAAGCCCGCGCGTCGAAGCCGGGCGGACGGGTGAAGGTGGCCTCCCCCTCGGTGGGGTCTAGGATGCGGTCGAGGCGGAAGCTCCGCAGCGCCTCCCGCCAGCGGCAGCGGCCCACGGCGTACCAGCGGCCCTCCAGGTGGACGACCCCGTAGACCTCCACCTCCCGCCGGGTGTCGGCCCCCGTGCGCGAGCGGTAGGCGAAGGCCACGACCCGCTCGGCCTGCATCGCCCCCAGCAGGCAGGCGAGGACCGCCGCGTCGGTGGGCACGGTCCACGGCAGGGTATCCAGTTGCACGGCGTCCTCCAGCGCCCCCACCCGGTCGCGCAGGGCGTGGGGCAGCGTGCGGGCGAGCTTGGCCCCTGCCCCCGCCACCGCCGGGGCCAGCGCGGTCAGCCCCAGGTGGTGCAGCGCCCGCAGCCCCAGCGCGAGGGCCAGCGCCTCCTCCGGCGCGAACATCAGGGGCGGGAGACGGAAGCCGGGTTTCAGGCGGTACGCGCCCCCGACGCCCCGCGTAGACTCCACCGGAATCCCCAAATCCTGCAAGCGGGCCACGTACCGCTGCACCGTGCGAGGGCTGACCTCCAGCCGCCGCGCCAGCTCCGCGCCCGTCACCCGCTCGTGGGCCTGGAGCAGTTCGAGGACGGTGAGCACCCGCATGGAGGGGTCGTACATGGGGCCAGTGTGCCACGGGAAAGCGACAGGTCCTGACGGGAATTGCCCCTACCCTGGAGGTGGGAAGCCCGAGGCTCCCGACGGAGGAACCATGACCCAGGCCACCGCGACCGCCCAGCCCGCCGCCCTGCTGACGCCCGAGCACCTCCTCACCCACTGGCAGGGCCACCGCCGCCTGACCCGGCGCATGATCGAGGCGTTCCCGGAGGATCAGCTCTTCACCTTCACGGCGGCCCCGCCCATGCGGAGTTTCGGGGCGCTGGCGTGGGAGCTATACAACGTGTCGGCCTACATGCTGGATGGTCTGGTCAGCGACGAGTGGCCGAACCCCGACTCGTCCGCCCCGGAACCGCAGGACCGGGCGGCCCTCCTCGCCGCATGGGACGAGTTGACGGCGAAGATAGACGAGGGCCTGCCCACTATTCCGCCCGCCCGCTACGGCGAGGAGAAAACCCTCTTCTGGGGCGTTATGCTCGCGCTCGACGCGGCCCTGTACGCCATCGACAACGAGATTCACCACCGGGGGCAGGGGTACGTGTATCTGCGGGCGCTGGGCATCGAGCCGCCACCGTTCTGGGAGCGTTGAGCGGGAGAGTCGAGGAGTCGAGAGGTCGAGGAGCAAGGGGAAGGGACCGGACAGCCTGCCTCCGGTCCCTTTCTTTTAGCTCCTCCCCCTTGAGGGGGGAGGCTGGGAGGGGGTGAACGGGCCTGGCAATCAAGAAAACTCGCTGGTCGCTCCCCCTGCCCCTCAAAGCTTGGCGATCACCGCGTCCGTGAACTCCTTCGTCCCCGCCGTGCCGCCGAGGTCGCGGGTGCGCGGCCCCTCGGTGAGCACCGTGTTCACGGCGTTGTCGATGCGGCGGGCCACGTCGCTCTCTCCGATGTGGTCGAGCATCAGCACCGAGGCGAGGATGGTCGCCGTCGGGTTGCTGATGCCCTGCCCGGCGATGTCGGGGGCCGAGCCGTGGACGCTCTCGAAGATGCCGAACTGGTCGCCGATGTTACCGCTCGCCGCGATGCCCAGCCCCCCCACCAGCCCGGCGGCGAGGTCGGAGAGGATGTCTCCGAACATGTTCGTCATCACCATCACGTCGAATTGACCGGGGTTGCGGACGAGCTGCATCGCCGCGTTGTCCACGATCATCGTGTTCGTGTTCAGGCCCTCCACGGTCCCGGTGTGTTCGAGGATGGTGTTCAGGAAGAGGCCCTGCGTGACGGGCAGGACGTTGGCCTTGTGGACGACCGTGAGCTTCTGCCGCCGCTTGAGGGCGAGGGTGGCGGCGTAGCGTCCGATGCGGTCGCTGGCCCCCCGCGTGATCACCGTGTCGGCGATGGCGGTGTCCCCGTACAGCCGCTCCTGCTCGACGTACAGGCCCTGCGTGTTCTCGCGCACGATCACGAGGTCCACGTTCTCGAAGGCACCGGGCACCGGGCGAGTGCGGGTGGGGCGCACGTTCGCGTACAGGCTGTACTTCTGGCGCAGGTGACGGATGGCCCCGAAAAAGCCCTTCGGCTTCTCGCCGCTGGGGCTGGTCGCCGCACCGAAGAGGGTCGCGTGCGTGTTCTCGACCGCGTGGTAGGTCTCTGAAGGAACGCTGGTGCCGTGGTCGAGGTAGTACTCGTACCCGGCCTCGGCGGTCACGTACTCGGCGTCCAGCCCGGCGGCCTCCAGCACGCGCCGCGCGGCGGGAATGACCTCGTGACCGATGCCGTCGCCCTCGATGAGGCAGATGCGGTAAGTTGCCATGCCGCCAGTGTAAGCGACCTCTGCCGCACGGGTCACATTCCCAACCCTCGCATCACGTCACCCGCCATGTGACGCGCGAGGAGGGGGCCGAGCAGAAAGCCCTTGCTCCCCAGCCCGGAGAGCCGCCACACGCCGTCTGTCTCCTGCCCGACCGTCAGCCCGGAGAGGCGCGTGCCGCTCCACCGCCCCACGACCCGCGCGCCGCTGAGGTCCGTCAGGGCGTCCGCCTTACTGAGCAGCCAACCTAAAGAACGTAGGGGAAGGAGAGGTCGTTCCCAAGTTGAGGTGGGTGCCTCGAACGTCGCGCCGAGGACGCCACCCACGGCAGCCGGGGTAAGGTAGGCCCCGAAGCTGACGGGCACGCTCGTCACGGTCCGGTCGAGGGTGAGGAGTGTGCCCGCGCGGTGGGTGGCTTCTTCGCCCGCCCAACTCGCGCCGACGCTCCCGCCGCACCACACCACCGCATCACCAGTGAGAACCTTCCCGTCCTCCAGCGTGACCGAGCGTGCGTTCCGGCGGACTGCTCGCGCCCGCACGACCTCCGACCCGGACGCGGCGACCAACCCTGCCGTGAACGCCGCGCCGTCCAGCCAGCCCCCTTCCGGCAACCAGAGGGCGTGGTCCCAGCCGGGCGCGAGGGGAACAGGTACGTCCTCGGGGTGGAGCCAGGAGTGCGGCAACTCGGAAGGCAAGTTCCGCTCGAACCGTCCCCGCGCCCGCTCGTCCGGCACGGGCCGCAGCACGCCCGTCCGCCCGTGGGGAGTAGCGTGGCCCGCCGATTCCAACATTTCCACCAGTTGCCACGTCAGCCGCAGCCCCTCCACCGCCCGCGCGTCCACCGCCCCCGACTGGCCCCGCACCGGGTTGACGAGAGCGGATGGTACACCGCTCGCGGCATGTAACCCCGCGTCCACCACCGTCACCCGAGCGCCGAGGCGGGAGGCGAAGTGGGCGACGGACGCGCCCGCCACGCCGCCACCGATCACGAGGACGTGGGGGACGTTCACGGCTCCCGCACCGCCCGCAGGCACTCCCGCTTGCCCGGTGGCCCCGGCCTCTTCTCTACCCTCAGCCCCGCCGCCTCCAGCGCACGGCGCACATGCCCGGCGGCGCTGTAGGTGGCGAGGACACCGCCCGGAGTCAGCGAGCGGGCCAGCCGCGCCACGAACTCGGGCGTCCAGACCTCCGGGTTGCGGGCGGGAGAGAAGCCGTCGAGGTAGAGCGCGGTCGCCCAATCGTCGGGCAGGGAAGCCGTCAACACGTCCGCGAAATGGACTGTGAGGGAGACATCTCCCGCCT contains the following coding sequences:
- a CDS encoding serine/threonine-protein kinase; translation: MQELRASQPIARPRVLTARGGVQSVVGEWRGQEVFVKTLLAGTPEATLRFGHEGEIAASLDHPLVVPLLARTPRQLIFPFVPGRTLREVIEDGPLSTDAALCVVSGVLRAVGHLHARGVTHHDLKPENVLLRDDRARGEAVRLVDFGMSHSRALPSDIHDGTRMGTPHFMAPEQFRGVRGDPRSDLYSVGVLLFDCLAGHPPYEDALGWLVGLSDDLAPLPGPPEVHPIMRAALQRDPEDRPASAGEMLAALKNAEDALRPPDPCPPLT
- a CDS encoding class I SAM-dependent rRNA methyltransferase, yielding MFLSLPSLLARRAHLPSEGTTVYRAAHTTETGGRFTLDVAGDVGVLSLYVERSPEEEKELAAACAEAGGLAGVYLKRRPVEARHAANVAREWLSPSESIWGEARPEVVGLENGVPFLIRPGADLSIGLFTDARPARAWVRENTPPGGRVLNTFAYTCGFGLNATLGGAGVVKNVDLSRKVLAWGQENYALSGLSAPDTDFLYGDVFDWLARLAKRGDTFDLVILDPPSFARGKAGVWRAERDYAELAVAAANVTTPGGRLLAMTNHAGLTAGAFERQVVAGLARAGRSARLDTQLSPGEDYPGATHLKAHVWTLDP
- a CDS encoding MOSC domain-containing protein, translated to MTATVTAVSVSVTHSFSKANRPSIRLLAGLGVEGDAHAGTTVRHRSRVAADPTQPNLRQVHLLHAELHDDLWARGLEVSAGQMGENVTTRGLDLLALPRGTRLHLGTGAVVEVTGLRNPCAQLDAFRPGLLTAVLDRDEGGQLVRKAGIMGVVLHGGEVKAGDGIEVEFPPEPHHPLERV
- a CDS encoding DinB family protein → MTQATATAQPAALLTPEHLLTHWQGHRRLTRRMIEAFPEDQLFTFTAAPPMRSFGALAWELYNVSAYMLDGLVSDEWPNPDSSAPEPQDRAALLAAWDELTAKIDEGLPTIPPARYGEEKTLFWGVMLALDAALYAIDNEIHHRGQGYVYLRALGIEPPPFWER
- a CDS encoding phospho-N-acetylmuramoyl-pentapeptide-transferase produces the protein MTVLCALLSWFLVGLFIRLSRARGWGQPVRRDGPQTHLVKEGTPTAGGVAFVLALAVVFFPLYLTGRAGDGRELLLMLTALVMGLIGGIDDLLKIRSRMLGRGKKELLAREKFPLQILVALAFAFFAAPLASHEVLPNFGLVPDIVLLTLVMVGSVNAFNFTDGLDGLLAGVAMIVLLPLLALSPVSALLVAALLGFLWFNAHPARVFMGDMGSHAIGAIAAGAYVLYADVWLLPLAAIIPVVAVLSVVLQVVSFRTRGKRIFKMSPIQHHFELSGWPETHVTLRFWVVTAVATAAVWWVLGGRP
- a CDS encoding NAD(P)/FAD-dependent oxidoreductase → MNVPHVLVIGGGVAGASVAHFASRLGARVTVVDAGLHAASGVPSALVNPVRGQSGAVDARAVEGLRLTWQLVEMLESAGHATPHGRTGVLRPVPDERARGRFERNLPSELPHSWLHPEDVPVPLAPGWDHALWLPEGGWLDGAAFTAGLVAASGSEVVRARAVRRNARSVTLEDGKVLTGDAVVWCGGSVGASWAGEEATHRAGTLLTLDRTVTSVPVSFGAYLTPAAVGGVLGATFEAPTSTWERPLLPLRSLGWLLSKADALTDLSGARVVGRWSGTRLSGLTVGQETDGVWRLSGLGSKGFLLGPLLARHMAGDVMRGLGM
- a CDS encoding isocitrate/isopropylmalate dehydrogenase family protein; translation: MATYRICLIEGDGIGHEVIPAARRVLEAAGLDAEYVTAEAGYEYYLDHGTSVPSETYHAVENTHATLFGAATSPSGEKPKGFFGAIRHLRQKYSLYANVRPTRTRPVPGAFENVDLVIVRENTQGLYVEQERLYGDTAIADTVITRGASDRIGRYAATLALKRRQKLTVVHKANVLPVTQGLFLNTILEHTGTVEGLNTNTMIVDNAAMQLVRNPGQFDVMVMTNMFGDILSDLAAGLVGGLGIAASGNIGDQFGIFESVHGSAPDIAGQGISNPTATILASVLMLDHIGESDVARRIDNAVNTVLTEGPRTRDLGGTAGTKEFTDAVIAKL
- a CDS encoding helix-turn-helix transcriptional regulator, with translation MYDPSMRVLTVLELLQAHERVTGAELARRLEVSPRTVQRYVARLQDLGIPVESTRGVGGAYRLKPGFRLPPLMFAPEEALALALGLRALHHLGLTALAPAVAGAGAKLARTLPHALRDRVGALEDAVQLDTLPWTVPTDAAVLACLLGAMQAERVVAFAYRSRTGADTRREVEVYGVVHLEGRWYAVGRCRWREALRSFRLDRILDPTEGEATFTRPPGFDARAYLRSTLPFVHAPHAVEVWLDLAPEEAARRFAPWRVTLDPGGEGGGTWLRCTREYLEEFAALLLGQGCAVVVREPPELREVFGRLADRANAARLAPPVREGRGRLPA
- the holA gene encoding DNA polymerase III subunit delta, which codes for MTLLAFSGHRFLAEETMRGTLTARGLSVRDLPRLAGEEVTAQALAPLLAPGLFGDGGVIVDLAGVKPDKALLELLASAPVTVAVLDEAPPATRLKLYESRGELHPSPAPQKAGEVAGWVTQRARKLGLKLDRDAAAYLAEVFGPDLTGIAGELNKLTLLDPPHTADLVRRVVGREPPGDSFALLGAATTGHPGEAVTQLRRLLAGGEDPFKLLGAVVWQYSLVARCVALIQEEGRVTEAAAASRLGVKPYPAKKALDVARRLSEDRVRGHLARILDADVAMKRGLDPSATLERLVVQLSV